A window of Pedobacter lusitanus contains these coding sequences:
- a CDS encoding DUF6443 domain-containing protein, whose amino-acid sequence MKKYINQPLYKITVFFLTIILVTPGMTYGQYLEFSGPTTGEYSSNQSITLLPGFSTSGPFRAFITRDLIAKLGSAPSQDQNYVITNTFKKAGVVDLTNAMISEVSQHIQYFDGLGRPLQAVQTKGSPLGNDIVQPIIYDAFGRESMKYLPYATKAGNGAYKTDALSTQSKFYSAAGYDDMVMKTAAPFSQTIFETSPLDRIIEQGSPGTVWQPASQRSNTAGRSQVTGYGRNEVNTVRFWSAESVTGTDYKRSLSNNGYYAEGQLFLKTQKDENWTSGDGKVGTTEEYIDKDGNTVLKRVFNRNGENIEILSTYYVFDDLGNLSYVLPPASNPDGPVIDQLTLDLYCYQYRYDERKRIIEKRIPAMSGWIEMVYNKLDQLVFTQDPVQQKSQKRNFLKYDALGRVIMTGIQNNSVSTRLVLQGQVNNQSRDWESRNAAGIQGYSNVAIPSLAESVEPEMINYYDDYTIPGIPGNESAGYTKKMQGLLTAVKVKVLGTNDFLWTVNYYDDEGRIVKQNKQHYLSGSVKTDNYDEISNSYNFEGGLVASTRIHHVGTAKTTIANRYVYDHMGRKVKNYEKINADDEVLLAENLYNEIGQLKTKELNNGDQKTNYTYNERGWLKSSKSDQFSQQLKYQDGTNPQFNGNISDQLWGAGNTLANNFVYTYDKLNRLSSGVGPGMSEAMSYDLMGNIQSLKRDNITRNYTYNGNRLNQITGGTEKSAYAYDDNGNAIVDGKNGQAISYNNLNLPVKIAGLDLSYVYDAAGNKLKKIKGGLVTDYIEGIQYTAGVIEFIQTETGLARRKDNSYGYEYNLTDNLGNVRYSFYKNPVTNKIERLQSDDYYPFGLRKSSGNTVSLNNKYLYNGKELQDELGQYDYGARFYDPVIGRWNVLDAKSELYFQITPYAYAANTPTNAIDPNGHIVIFINGNFYDGTGGSPKYWRGFTVGSNYDDTKSYHPWFFDKAVMNRFKDHNESLKGTSFNAYIDGSLGGHAPNNGNLKLQNRIDAGYEQGQQDAAVLINSLARTNGVITESLKIVTHSMGAAFGKGYIKAIIEYAKAHPKLARGLSITEYDFAAFQQNKLSAIPGVPLFQFDNIGDDVVSGAIGYSNGSWHAKQSGREENGSNDNVLSYGGHDIGDFMRAVSTLSVGTYKFINGKFVRQ is encoded by the coding sequence ATGAAAAAGTATATAAATCAACCTCTATATAAAATTACCGTTTTCTTTCTGACTATTATTCTGGTAACCCCAGGGATGACTTATGGTCAGTATCTGGAGTTTTCCGGGCCAACAACGGGAGAGTATTCTTCTAATCAGAGTATTACATTATTACCTGGGTTTAGTACAAGTGGGCCGTTCCGTGCTTTTATAACCAGAGACTTAATAGCCAAATTAGGTTCTGCACCAAGCCAGGATCAGAATTATGTAATTACAAATACTTTTAAAAAGGCAGGTGTTGTAGATCTTACTAATGCAATGATTAGTGAAGTTAGCCAGCATATTCAGTATTTCGATGGTTTAGGCCGGCCTTTGCAAGCTGTTCAGACTAAAGGTAGTCCACTTGGGAATGATATTGTTCAGCCAATTATTTATGATGCTTTTGGAAGAGAGTCAATGAAATATCTGCCTTATGCAACAAAAGCGGGAAATGGAGCCTATAAAACTGATGCGTTAAGCACCCAGTCAAAGTTCTATTCTGCAGCTGGATATGATGATATGGTTATGAAAACAGCCGCTCCGTTTAGCCAGACCATATTTGAAACTTCACCACTGGACAGAATAATCGAGCAGGGATCTCCGGGGACAGTCTGGCAACCAGCAAGTCAGCGTAGCAATACAGCTGGCAGGAGCCAGGTTACAGGTTATGGTAGGAACGAAGTGAACACCGTACGTTTCTGGAGTGCAGAGTCAGTTACGGGAACAGATTATAAGAGAAGCCTGAGTAATAATGGATATTATGCTGAAGGACAGCTGTTTTTGAAAACACAAAAAGATGAAAACTGGACGAGCGGAGATGGGAAAGTTGGTACTACAGAAGAATATATTGATAAAGATGGAAATACCGTCTTGAAACGCGTATTTAACAGAAATGGAGAAAATATTGAAATATTATCTACGTATTATGTTTTTGATGATCTGGGGAATTTAAGTTATGTACTTCCACCGGCATCTAATCCCGATGGCCCTGTTATTGATCAGTTAACGCTGGATCTGTATTGCTACCAATATCGTTATGATGAAAGAAAAAGGATAATTGAAAAACGGATTCCGGCGATGTCAGGATGGATAGAGATGGTTTATAACAAACTTGACCAACTGGTGTTTACACAGGATCCTGTGCAGCAAAAAAGTCAGAAGAGGAACTTCCTTAAGTACGATGCTTTAGGGAGGGTGATCATGACTGGTATTCAAAATAACTCAGTATCTACAAGACTTGTATTACAGGGGCAGGTAAATAACCAATCAAGGGACTGGGAATCCAGAAATGCTGCAGGTATTCAGGGATACAGTAATGTAGCTATTCCTTCTTTAGCAGAGTCCGTTGAGCCGGAAATGATAAACTACTATGATGACTATACGATTCCTGGTATACCCGGAAATGAATCTGCTGGTTACACCAAAAAAATGCAGGGATTATTAACGGCTGTTAAAGTAAAGGTTTTGGGGACAAATGACTTCTTATGGACTGTTAATTACTATGATGATGAAGGTCGTATTGTTAAACAGAATAAACAACATTATTTATCCGGATCTGTAAAAACTGATAATTATGATGAGATAAGCAATAGCTATAACTTTGAAGGAGGGCTGGTCGCCAGTACAAGGATACATCATGTCGGAACAGCAAAAACTACTATTGCTAATCGTTATGTATATGATCACATGGGTAGGAAAGTAAAAAACTATGAAAAGATCAATGCGGATGATGAAGTCTTGCTTGCTGAGAATTTATATAATGAAATTGGTCAGCTGAAGACAAAGGAATTAAATAATGGTGACCAGAAAACAAATTATACATATAATGAGCGTGGCTGGTTAAAATCAAGTAAATCTGATCAGTTTAGTCAGCAGTTAAAATATCAGGATGGCACGAATCCACAGTTTAACGGGAATATTTCTGATCAGCTATGGGGAGCTGGAAATACATTAGCTAATAATTTTGTATATACTTATGATAAGCTGAACAGATTAAGCAGCGGTGTTGGTCCGGGAATGAGTGAAGCTATGAGTTATGATCTGATGGGAAATATTCAGAGTTTAAAACGGGATAATATAACCAGAAACTATACTTATAATGGAAACCGGTTAAATCAGATAACAGGAGGTACCGAGAAAAGTGCTTATGCATATGATGATAATGGTAATGCAATTGTAGATGGAAAGAATGGACAGGCCATTAGCTATAATAATCTGAATTTGCCTGTTAAAATAGCTGGTTTAGATCTATCTTATGTATACGATGCGGCAGGGAATAAGCTGAAAAAAATTAAGGGGGGATTGGTTACGGATTATATTGAAGGAATTCAGTATACAGCGGGAGTTATAGAATTTATACAGACAGAAACCGGGCTGGCCAGAAGAAAAGACAATAGTTATGGTTATGAGTATAATCTGACTGATAATTTAGGTAATGTACGTTATAGTTTTTACAAGAATCCTGTTACTAATAAAATTGAGAGACTGCAGAGTGACGATTATTATCCGTTTGGATTACGTAAATCGTCCGGGAATACGGTATCTTTAAATAACAAATATTTGTATAATGGTAAAGAACTACAGGATGAATTAGGGCAATATGATTATGGTGCCAGATTCTATGATCCGGTAATTGGGAGATGGAATGTACTTGATGCAAAATCAGAATTATATTTCCAAATTACTCCATATGCCTATGCTGCTAATACTCCAACAAATGCCATTGATCCTAATGGACATATTGTTATATTCATTAATGGGAATTTTTATGATGGAACGGGTGGGAGCCCTAAATATTGGAGAGGATTCACTGTCGGATCAAATTATGATGATACAAAAAGTTATCATCCATGGTTTTTCGATAAGGCCGTTATGAACCGATTTAAAGATCATAATGAATCTTTGAAGGGAACCTCATTTAATGCTTATATAGATGGATCGCTAGGTGGACATGCTCCTAATAATGGAAATTTAAAATTACAAAATAGAATTGATGCAGGTTATGAGCAAGGACAGCAAGATGCGGCGGTACTAATTAATAGTCTTGCAAGAACCAATGGAGTAATCACTGAAAGTCTGAAAATAGTTACCCATAGTATGGGGGCTGCTTTTGGTAAAGGATATATCAAGGCAATTATTGAATATGCTAAGGCACATCCTAAACTTGCAAGGGGATTAAGTATAACAGAATATGATTTTGCAGCCTTTCAGCAAAATAAATTATCGGCAATACCTGGAGTACCATTATTTCAGTTTGATAACATTGGAGATGATGTTGTTAGTGGAGCTATTGGTTACAGTAATGGAAGTTGGCATGCAAAACAATCTGGTCGGGAAGAAAATGGTAGTAATGATAATGTCCTGTCTTATGGTGGTCATGATATTGGAGATTTTATGAGAGCCGTATCTACACTGTCTGTAGGAACTTATAAATTCATAAATGGAAAGTTTGTTAGACAATAA